Proteins co-encoded in one Rattus rattus isolate New Zealand chromosome 5, Rrattus_CSIRO_v1, whole genome shotgun sequence genomic window:
- the Slc35c2 gene encoding solute carrier family 35 member C2 isoform X2, protein MTMLHLAVIFLFSALSRALVQCSSHRARVVLSWTDYLRRVAPTALATALDVGLSNWSFLYITVSLYTMTKSSAVLFILIFSLIFKLEELRAALVLVVLLIAGGLFMFTYKSTQFNVEGFALVLGASFIGGIRWTLTQMLLQKADLGLQNPIDTMFHLQPLMFLGLFPLFAIFEGLHLSTSEKIFRFQDPGLLLWVLGSLLLGGILAFGLGFSEFLLVSRTSSLTLSIAGIFKEVCTLLLAAHLLGDQISLLNWLGFALCLSGISLHVALKALHSRGDGGPKPRKGLGSSADLELLLQSSQQEEDNGEEEYFMTQGQQ, encoded by the exons ATGACCATGCTGCACCTGGCCGTGATCTTCCTCTTCTCCGCCCTGTCCAGGGCACTGGTCCAGTGCTCCAGCCACAGGGCCCGGGTGGTGCTCAGCTGGACTGACTACCTCAGAAGAGTGGCCCCCACAG CACTGGCAACAGCACTTGACGTGGGCCTGTCCAACTGGAGCTTCCTCTACATCACTGTGTCGCT GTACACGATGACCAAATCCTCTGCTGTGCTCTTTATCCTGATCTTCTCTCTGATCTTCAAGCTGGAGGAGCTG CGTGCAGCGCTGGTCCTGGTGGTCCTGCTCATTGCTGGCGGCCTCTTCATGTTTACCTATAAGTCCACGCAGTTCAACGTGGAGGGCTTTGCCTTGGTGCTGGGGGCTTCGTTCATTGGCGGCATCCGCTGGACCCTTACGCAAATGCTTCTTCAGAAAGCCGATCTCG GTCTCCAGAATCCCATTGACACCATGTTCCACCTGCAGCCACTCATGTTTCTGGGGCTCTTCCCTCTCTTTGCCATATTCGAAG GTCTCCATTTGTCCACCTCTGAGAAGATCTTCCGCTTCCAGGACCCGGGCCTgctcctgtgggttctggggagccTCCTCCTCGGAGGGATTCTGGCCTTTGGCTTGGGCTTCTCTGAGTTCCTCTTGGTCTCCAGAACCTCGAGCCTCACACTCTCCATCGCTGGCATTTTTAAG gAAGTCTGCACCCTGCTGTTGGCAGCTCACCTGCTGGGTGACCAGATCAGCCTCCTGAACTGGCTGGGCTtcgccctctgcctctctggcatCTCCCTGCACGTGGCCCTCAAGGCCCTACATTCCAGAG GTGATGGTGGCCCTAAGCCCCGGAAGGGCCTGGGCTCCAGCGCCGACCTGGAGCTGTTGCTCCAGAGCAGCCAGCAGGAGGAGGACAACGGTGAAGAGGAGTATTTCATGACCCAGGGGCAGCAGTGA
- the Slc35c2 gene encoding solute carrier family 35 member C2 isoform X1, producing MGRWALDVAFVWKAALTLGLVLLYYCFSIGITFYNKWLTKSFHFPLFMTMLHLAVIFLFSALSRALVQCSSHRARVVLSWTDYLRRVAPTALATALDVGLSNWSFLYITVSLYTMTKSSAVLFILIFSLIFKLEELRAALVLVVLLIAGGLFMFTYKSTQFNVEGFALVLGASFIGGIRWTLTQMLLQKADLGLQNPIDTMFHLQPLMFLGLFPLFAIFEGLHLSTSEKIFRFQDPGLLLWVLGSLLLGGILAFGLGFSEFLLVSRTSSLTLSIAGIFKEVCTLLLAAHLLGDQISLLNWLGFALCLSGISLHVALKALHSRGDGGPKPRKGLGSSADLELLLQSSQQEEDNGEEEYFMTQGQQ from the exons ATGGGGAGGTGGGCCCTGGACGTCGCCTTTGTGTGGAAGGCAGCGCTGACCCTGGGCCTGGTTCTTCTATATTACTGCTTCTCCATAGGCATCACGTTCTACAACAAATGGCTCACAAAG AGCTTCCACTTTCCCCTCTTCATGACCATGCTGCACCTGGCCGTGATCTTCCTCTTCTCCGCCCTGTCCAGGGCACTGGTCCAGTGCTCCAGCCACAGGGCCCGGGTGGTGCTCAGCTGGACTGACTACCTCAGAAGAGTGGCCCCCACAG CACTGGCAACAGCACTTGACGTGGGCCTGTCCAACTGGAGCTTCCTCTACATCACTGTGTCGCT GTACACGATGACCAAATCCTCTGCTGTGCTCTTTATCCTGATCTTCTCTCTGATCTTCAAGCTGGAGGAGCTG CGTGCAGCGCTGGTCCTGGTGGTCCTGCTCATTGCTGGCGGCCTCTTCATGTTTACCTATAAGTCCACGCAGTTCAACGTGGAGGGCTTTGCCTTGGTGCTGGGGGCTTCGTTCATTGGCGGCATCCGCTGGACCCTTACGCAAATGCTTCTTCAGAAAGCCGATCTCG GTCTCCAGAATCCCATTGACACCATGTTCCACCTGCAGCCACTCATGTTTCTGGGGCTCTTCCCTCTCTTTGCCATATTCGAAG GTCTCCATTTGTCCACCTCTGAGAAGATCTTCCGCTTCCAGGACCCGGGCCTgctcctgtgggttctggggagccTCCTCCTCGGAGGGATTCTGGCCTTTGGCTTGGGCTTCTCTGAGTTCCTCTTGGTCTCCAGAACCTCGAGCCTCACACTCTCCATCGCTGGCATTTTTAAG gAAGTCTGCACCCTGCTGTTGGCAGCTCACCTGCTGGGTGACCAGATCAGCCTCCTGAACTGGCTGGGCTtcgccctctgcctctctggcatCTCCCTGCACGTGGCCCTCAAGGCCCTACATTCCAGAG GTGATGGTGGCCCTAAGCCCCGGAAGGGCCTGGGCTCCAGCGCCGACCTGGAGCTGTTGCTCCAGAGCAGCCAGCAGGAGGAGGACAACGGTGAAGAGGAGTATTTCATGACCCAGGGGCAGCAGTGA